The Halotia branconii CENA392 region GCAGTTTTTCATGCAGCCAGTACCTTTGATATTTACTTGGTCTTCTAAACCGCGATCGCTTAGACTTGCTTCTAGTGCCTGACAAACTCCTTTAGCACCGCGTTTCATACAGTCAGACTTTTGACACACTAAAATCGTAGCTTTAGTTTTAGCTGGTTTGGTTTTGGCGTGATGATCTTCTGGGGGTTGCTGTCCTGGTGTGAGAGTCGGAACTTTCCCCATATCACTTTGCGCTGCCATTACCTGTTCAGCCTTCAGTGTCACTATGTCACTTTTTTTATCATATTTTTTTTCACCAACAACTTGTAACCAAGTGCCTGGAGGTAATCTCCAGTCAAAATTAGCTCTTAAATGTTTTGCAAGTTTTACATAGCACTCACCTTCAGAAGTTGCTAATGTCAAGCCTTTGAGTTTATAGCCATCTTTAATAACAAAATCAATAAATCTTCCTTCTAGGCGAAATTCTGAAATTTTCTGATTGTGAGATGCACTCATGTTGTTTGACCTATTTTTTACTAAAGTGAGCCTAAGACATTTAAGTGAGCTGCTTTGAACCGCCGCCAATTATTACAAGTGTTGGTCACGACTATGCCAACTATGTTCAAGAGTCCAAATTAAGTCTTGACGAGAAGCTGTAAATCGTCGCATCACACACCAAAGTTGAAAAGCTGCCGTAGGATTGCCAATTTCGACTTTCAATGGTTGGTTGGCCTCACACCAACAAGGAATATCTAGCTCTTGTAAGCGTTGATAGATTTGCCAGCGGTCTGCCCAACTAACCTCAACAACGTGCTTATTTTCTACTTCTGAACTAAACGATTTCAAAAGACTAGCCCCCAAAGTGCAACTAAATTGCAGTAACTACTATGCTTTTACTCGCCGACGTTTAGCATTCCTGGGAATACAACTTCTTTTCTAAGCATAACTTAAGTGCAAACAATTCTCAATTAGTTTAGCAAAAAAATATAAAAAATTCGTAATAATTCCCTGTTGCAAGCGAGAAAAGCAGAATAGGGGATAGGGCATCCCTTCGGGAATTAAAAATTAAAAATTAAAAATTGATTCGATTTCATTCCCCCTGCCCCTCTGCTCCTCTGCTTCCCCTGCTTCCCCTGCCTCTTCCCCTGCTCTGTTTCTGTGTTCATTTCACTAATAAGTAAAATTTGCACTTTTAAAGACAGATAATCCGAAACTTTATGATATTGAATAGTCTTGCTTTTGTTTTTAAAATGTTAAGATGTAAAGGCTAAACAGTTGGCATCCATAACTGCTAAAAAGAGGGAGAACAATGTCTGATACGCAAACTATGTTACAAAATTTTGGTCAGGTATATGACAATCCTGTTTTGCTGGATCGCAGTATAACTGCTCCGGTAACCGAAGGATTTAATGTCGTATTAGCTAGTTTTCAGGCACTTTATTTACAGTACCAAAAACATCATTTTGTAGTTGAAGGTGCAGAATTTTACTCACTGCATGAATTTTTCAACGAAAGTTATGACGAAGTTCAAGACCATGTCCATGAAATTGGTGAGCGCTTAAATGGACTGGGTG contains the following coding sequences:
- a CDS encoding (2Fe-2S) ferredoxin domain-containing protein, which codes for MSASHNQKISEFRLEGRFIDFVIKDGYKLKGLTLATSEGECYVKLAKHLRANFDWRLPPGTWLQVVGEKKYDKKSDIVTLKAEQVMAAQSDMGKVPTLTPGQQPPEDHHAKTKPAKTKATILVCQKSDCMKRGAKGVCQALEASLSDRGLEDQVNIKGTGCMKNCKAGPNIVMPDKTRYSRIQAAQVPAVMDKHFANQDRHQDSENLREIAIPVARFAGTGN
- a CDS encoding Asr1405/Asl0597 family protein, with protein sequence MKSFSSEVENKHVVEVSWADRWQIYQRLQELDIPCWCEANQPLKVEIGNPTAAFQLWCVMRRFTASRQDLIWTLEHSWHSRDQHL